In Deltaproteobacteria bacterium, the following are encoded in one genomic region:
- a CDS encoding glycosyltransferase has protein sequence MRKALILAYRFPPQGGISVHRTVKFVRYLRQFGWQPVVHTVSNPFWHLQDESLQREVPTDVPVYRTRTFEFERLEQRLGSLLGKSPTHAKPAFAQQQTNAAPEGDQHQRRGGVVSSFQRFVHQHLLIPDPQVAWIPWAFAKSLYIARKEQIELIYTSSPPNSSQVLGLWLKRALQKPWVADFRDPWTEGIRRKQTYVGNLRRQHLEEGWERAVAEHADHLIVNTEKNQEQFLDKYPFLDTKITTLTNGFDAEDFAHLSRTKKFLPEGCFHLTLTGNIETMFDAGPFFRAVQSFLATEADARVHFRINLVGTKCGKYDTLLQDLQLNDVVHYIAYVPHADSVQYLADSDALFLCQIPEYESAVVKIPGKLFEYLYLRKPVLALTLPGVTTAILDRVGLGVVVHPNDTLGIQSALHDLYTQWRQHQWRFTPDHAAIDAFSRKRLTERLATIFDRVTGHTAGTMRKDPESIHANETATPL, from the coding sequence ATGCGAAAAGCCCTGATCCTTGCGTATCGCTTCCCTCCCCAAGGCGGGATTAGCGTTCACCGAACGGTCAAATTCGTTCGCTATCTCCGGCAGTTTGGCTGGCAGCCGGTCGTGCACACCGTCAGCAACCCGTTCTGGCACCTGCAAGACGAATCGCTACAGCGGGAGGTGCCGACCGATGTTCCCGTGTACCGCACGCGGACGTTCGAGTTCGAGCGATTGGAACAGCGGCTTGGCTCTCTTCTCGGCAAGTCACCGACCCATGCCAAGCCCGCATTTGCACAGCAGCAGACGAACGCAGCTCCCGAAGGGGACCAGCACCAACGGCGGGGCGGAGTCGTTTCCTCGTTCCAGCGGTTCGTTCATCAGCACTTGCTCATCCCCGACCCACAGGTGGCGTGGATTCCCTGGGCGTTTGCCAAAAGTTTGTATATTGCTCGGAAAGAACAGATTGAGCTGATCTATACCAGCTCCCCGCCTAACTCGTCCCAAGTCCTGGGGTTGTGGCTCAAGCGTGCACTGCAAAAGCCCTGGGTGGCCGACTTCCGCGACCCGTGGACAGAAGGCATCCGGCGCAAGCAAACGTATGTAGGGAATCTCCGCCGCCAGCATCTGGAAGAAGGCTGGGAGCGCGCGGTCGCTGAGCACGCCGACCATCTCATCGTCAACACCGAGAAAAATCAGGAACAGTTCCTGGACAAATATCCCTTCCTGGACACGAAGATTACGACGCTGACGAATGGATTCGATGCCGAGGATTTCGCGCATCTCAGCCGCACGAAGAAGTTCCTCCCGGAAGGCTGTTTCCATCTCACCCTCACCGGCAATATCGAGACCATGTTCGATGCTGGCCCCTTTTTTCGCGCCGTCCAAAGTTTCTTGGCCACGGAGGCAGACGCACGGGTGCACTTCCGCATCAATTTGGTCGGCACCAAATGCGGGAAATACGATACCCTCCTCCAAGATCTCCAGCTCAACGATGTGGTGCATTATATTGCCTACGTCCCGCATGCCGACAGCGTCCAATATCTTGCCGACAGCGACGCGCTGTTCCTCTGTCAGATTCCCGAGTACGAATCCGCCGTGGTGAAAATCCCAGGCAAGCTTTTCGAGTATCTGTATTTGCGCAAACCGGTGTTAGCGCTGACGCTCCCTGGCGTGACGACGGCGATTCTCGACCGGGTCGGGTTGGGAGTGGTCGTCCACCCTAACGACACGCTAGGCATACAGTCCGCCTTGCACGATCTCTACACGCAATGGCGACAGCACCAGTGGCGCTTCACGCCGGATCACGCGGCAATCGATGCGTTCAGTCGAAAACGGTTGACCGAGCGTCTGGCGACGATTTTCGATCGCGTGACCGGTCACACGGCAGGAACAATGAGAAAGGACCCTGAGAGTATTCATGCAAACGAGACAGCGACTCCACTTTAA
- a CDS encoding PIG-L family deacetylase produces the protein MKVLVFGAHPDDMEIGMGGTIAKHAKLGDTALMVVSTVPSQRERRREEMRRGAEILGAQLYCLDVPPEEMEYNRRLIRQVDALLESFAPDLIYTHWDQDSHQDHNTISRSVISAARKNRCSLLMYEQTIPGGIVPGGFKAQSFVDISDCIDLKIASVRAHQSQHEVHGDLWLQGVKGRAMYRGYQINVAYAEAFEVVKEIEVHFRHR, from the coding sequence ATGAAAGTTCTTGTCTTTGGCGCGCATCCCGACGACATGGAGATCGGCATGGGCGGAACGATCGCCAAGCACGCAAAGCTTGGCGACACTGCCCTGATGGTCGTTTCCACTGTTCCTTCGCAGCGCGAACGGCGGCGAGAAGAAATGCGCCGGGGCGCGGAAATTCTCGGTGCGCAACTCTATTGCCTCGATGTCCCGCCAGAGGAAATGGAGTACAACCGGAGACTCATTCGTCAGGTCGATGCGTTGCTTGAAAGCTTCGCGCCGGATCTGATCTATACCCATTGGGATCAAGACTCGCACCAAGATCACAACACGATCTCCCGCTCGGTCATTTCCGCCGCGCGGAAGAATCGTTGTTCCTTACTCATGTACGAGCAAACCATTCCCGGCGGCATCGTGCCCGGGGGATTCAAGGCGCAGTCTTTCGTCGATATTTCGGACTGTATCGATCTAAAAATCGCCAGCGTCAGAGCGCACCAATCGCAGCACGAGGTCCATGGCGACCTGTGGCTCCAAGGCGTAAAAGGGCGCGCTATGTATCGCGGCTATCAAATCAATGTGGCCTATGCTGAAGCATTCGAGGTGGTCAAAGAAATCGAGGTGCATTTTCGGCACCGCTAG
- a CDS encoding ATP-grasp domain-containing protein, which translates to MNTSSSPTVLLPGGGGTAAICALKSLRLANFRGKIVSTDADPLSPGFFLADAYATLPPISDPQFFFRALEVIEREKISLILPTSGFDILVYSKHKAELARRGVTVIVSDPEALENCIDKWKFYRLTHERFPMPQTTLDPQATFEFPCFVKPVRGKGSRGIALCRNAGELAEQVAKQKDLLIQEYLPGEEYSIDVLSDLQGNPIVAVPRVRLATKEGISVKGRVFHDSEIQETCLALARFLNLQGPSCMQMRRAANGKVKFLEVNPRMGGGTIFATLAGANFAQLQIDLAAGRAVQVPTFRDITVLRYYEEVVLEG; encoded by the coding sequence GTGAACACATCTTCCAGTCCTACCGTGCTGCTTCCCGGCGGCGGAGGCACCGCCGCCATCTGCGCGCTCAAATCTCTGCGCCTCGCCAATTTTCGAGGGAAGATCGTCTCGACCGATGCCGACCCGCTCTCCCCAGGGTTTTTTCTCGCTGACGCCTATGCCACGTTGCCACCCATTAGTGACCCGCAGTTTTTCTTCCGAGCGTTGGAAGTCATCGAACGAGAAAAGATCTCGTTAATCCTCCCCACCTCGGGTTTTGACATCTTGGTCTATAGTAAACACAAAGCCGAACTCGCCCGCCGTGGTGTGACGGTCATCGTGAGCGATCCAGAAGCCCTAGAGAATTGCATCGACAAATGGAAATTCTATCGGCTCACACACGAACGTTTTCCGATGCCGCAGACAACACTCGATCCGCAGGCCACTTTCGAGTTCCCCTGCTTCGTGAAACCGGTGCGCGGGAAAGGCAGCCGTGGTATCGCCTTGTGTCGGAATGCCGGAGAACTCGCCGAACAAGTAGCCAAGCAGAAAGATCTCTTGATCCAAGAGTATCTTCCGGGCGAGGAATACTCGATCGATGTGCTCAGCGATCTCCAGGGCAACCCCATCGTGGCCGTGCCTCGGGTGCGACTGGCGACGAAAGAAGGGATTTCCGTCAAAGGCCGTGTGTTCCACGACTCGGAGATACAAGAGACTTGTCTCGCTCTCGCTCGGTTCCTGAACCTGCAAGGCCCGAGTTGCATGCAAATGCGCCGCGCCGCGAATGGCAAGGTCAAGTTTCTCGAAGTGAATCCGCGCATGGGCGGCGGCACCATTTTCGCGACGCTTGCCGGCGCGAATTTCGCCCAGCTGCAGATCGACCTTGCGGCCGGCAGGGCAGTGCAAGTGCCGACGTTTCGCGATATCACCGTGCTGCGCTACTACGAAGAAGTCGTACTCGAAGGATAG
- a CDS encoding PHP domain-containing protein, translated as MTKRWEVYKEELLHGDWQVHTTWSDGKHTIAEYCHEARRKGLRLIAFTEHVRRELRYDFWAYTREVEEARQQFPDLILLAGCEAKVLNRQGDLDATPEVLAKSDLVLGAFHSFAEPEHYLEALEAMLSNPWVDSWAHPTLYAHKRGIALTEAQEERLVRLCMDKHVLVEFNGKYNLPSPTLREKVYTLGAAYVYGSDAHSAPELGRRL; from the coding sequence ATGACAAAACGATGGGAAGTGTACAAAGAAGAACTGCTCCACGGCGACTGGCAAGTGCACACGACCTGGTCCGACGGCAAACACACCATCGCCGAGTATTGCCACGAGGCGCGGCGCAAGGGCTTACGGTTGATCGCCTTCACGGAACATGTGCGACGAGAACTGCGTTACGACTTCTGGGCCTACACGCGGGAAGTCGAAGAAGCGCGGCAACAGTTCCCCGACCTGATTCTCTTGGCCGGATGCGAAGCGAAGGTGCTCAACCGTCAGGGCGATCTTGACGCTACGCCGGAAGTGCTGGCCAAAAGCGATCTCGTTCTCGGCGCGTTCCATTCATTTGCCGAGCCGGAACACTATCTCGAAGCGTTGGAGGCTATGCTGAGCAATCCGTGGGTCGATAGCTGGGCGCATCCCACCCTCTACGCCCACAAGCGCGGCATCGCCTTGACCGAGGCCCAAGAAGAACGGCTCGTGCGTCTGTGCATGGACAAGCATGTGCTAGTCGAGTTCAACGGGAAATATAATCTTCCGAGCCCGACGCTACGCGAGAAAGTGTACACCCTCGGCGCGGCCTACGTGTATGGCAGCGACGCGCACAGTGCCCCCGAGCTGGGGCGACGCTTGTAA
- a CDS encoding right-handed parallel beta-helix repeat-containing protein, whose amino-acid sequence MKHHRLYTAIIVLTCCLLLHSPFREVAVANHIAKTYYVDAAIGDDTRSELQARDPNTPWKTIKKGMGVVIAGDTLIVLAGTYNESVESKRDGSEEALITIQASGTVLIQPPPGTPAGTSGFFVSHNHIIIDGFTASGWTIGLRLGAHDGGDGPVAGIVVRNNTATGNSNNGIQFKNAVSCVAEFNTASNNGLNGIVYSGNSSQIHDNVANSNGQFGIYVKDGVDHQVWNNTATGNVGANLKILGATIPPPGTSLPPGQRTFYIDPVAGNDTREDWQSQNPLTPWRTVKRGLQTAIAGETVLLQPGLYAESVESFRDGTADAPITIKAKVPGTATIQPPAGTVGFYIGHNYHLVDGVVVVGGVTALQMGPYKNTNGTVIGSFIRNTTVNNAVGIGIKFTNAVDGTVMHSTVSASGREGIYYSGTGATLFNNLVVKNGRTLASAYGVTLVNGNRHQIINNTIYGNLNGGLRLGTSNNVPVFSTVLNNIIVKSPIGVREPSGSDYTGRATLDYNIVYGNASNYELSNAKLTLPGPHSIMASPIFVDAVRGDFRLGRIDTGQIADSPAINAGSDTAENLGLAGRTTFTDKFPDVETIDLGYHPTLLYVTEGITTISQATLTFDQAGQSFTFAANLKAGPGNDGIETGTEFVQVSFGGSAPYFLPAANFVRSGSTWVYNGGNVAAASLEELPDGSVNVTLQVTGLAFQATISTSMGIALQIGDDFGSALVNFRGTLQSP is encoded by the coding sequence ATGAAGCATCACCGTCTTTACACGGCGATCATCGTCCTTACTTGCTGTCTCCTGCTCCACTCTCCCTTTCGGGAAGTGGCGGTCGCTAATCATATCGCGAAGACCTATTACGTCGATGCTGCAATCGGCGACGACACTCGCAGCGAGCTGCAAGCGAGAGATCCGAATACCCCTTGGAAAACTATCAAAAAAGGCATGGGCGTCGTCATCGCCGGCGATACGCTCATCGTCCTAGCCGGGACCTACAACGAAAGCGTCGAGTCTAAACGCGACGGCTCCGAGGAAGCGCTGATCACTATCCAAGCAAGCGGTACAGTGCTCATCCAACCTCCACCAGGAACGCCGGCAGGAACGTCGGGGTTCTTTGTTAGTCATAACCACATTATCATCGATGGGTTCACCGCCTCGGGTTGGACAATTGGGCTACGGCTGGGTGCCCACGATGGGGGCGATGGTCCAGTCGCTGGCATCGTTGTCCGCAACAACACGGCCACCGGCAACAGCAATAATGGCATCCAGTTTAAAAATGCGGTGAGCTGCGTCGCTGAATTTAATACTGCTTCGAATAACGGACTCAATGGCATTGTCTATTCCGGCAATAGCAGCCAAATCCACGACAACGTCGCTAACTCGAACGGCCAATTCGGCATTTACGTGAAAGATGGCGTAGACCATCAGGTGTGGAACAATACTGCTACCGGCAACGTCGGCGCGAATTTGAAAATCCTGGGCGCGACGATTCCTCCGCCCGGCACCAGCCTGCCGCCCGGACAACGCACCTTCTACATCGATCCGGTCGCCGGCAACGACACTCGCGAAGACTGGCAATCGCAAAACCCGTTGACTCCGTGGAGAACGGTCAAACGCGGACTGCAAACCGCGATAGCTGGAGAGACCGTCCTTCTCCAACCCGGACTGTATGCAGAAAGCGTGGAATCCTTTAGGGACGGCACGGCGGATGCTCCGATCACCATCAAAGCCAAGGTGCCAGGCACCGCGACTATTCAGCCGCCAGCCGGGACTGTCGGGTTCTACATCGGCCACAACTATCACCTCGTCGATGGCGTAGTGGTGGTAGGGGGAGTCACCGCCCTGCAAATGGGTCCTTACAAGAATACCAACGGCACCGTGATCGGGTCGTTCATCCGCAATACGACCGTCAACAACGCGGTCGGGATAGGCATTAAATTCACCAACGCCGTCGACGGCACGGTGATGCACAGCACGGTGAGCGCCAGTGGAAGAGAAGGTATTTACTACTCCGGTACCGGAGCCACACTCTTCAACAACTTGGTCGTCAAAAACGGACGGACTCTCGCCAGCGCCTACGGCGTCACGTTGGTCAATGGGAATCGTCACCAAATCATCAACAACACCATCTACGGCAACCTCAATGGCGGTCTGCGTCTTGGAACATCTAACAACGTTCCAGTCTTCAGTACGGTACTGAATAACATCATCGTCAAGAGTCCTATCGGCGTGCGAGAACCCTCGGGGTCCGACTACACCGGACGCGCGACGTTGGACTACAATATTGTGTATGGCAATGCCAGCAATTATGAACTCTCGAACGCCAAACTCACCCTCCCAGGTCCACACTCGATCATGGCCTCCCCGATTTTCGTCGATGCGGTGCGCGGCGACTTTCGCTTAGGCCGGATCGACACCGGCCAAATCGCGGACAGCCCAGCCATTAATGCGGGATCGGACACAGCGGAAAACTTGGGACTCGCAGGCCGTACGACATTCACCGATAAGTTCCCGGATGTCGAGACCATCGATCTCGGCTATCACCCTACCCTGCTCTACGTAACGGAAGGCATCACAACGATCAGTCAAGCCACGCTCACCTTCGACCAAGCCGGTCAAAGCTTTACCTTTGCCGCCAATCTCAAGGCAGGACCGGGTAACGATGGCATCGAAACAGGCACGGAATTCGTGCAGGTCTCTTTCGGAGGCAGCGCTCCATACTTCCTCCCCGCCGCCAACTTCGTCCGCTCCGGGTCGACTTGGGTGTATAATGGCGGTAATGTCGCCGCAGCTTCGCTCGAAGAACTCCCGGACGGCAGCGTCAATGTCACCTTGCAAGTAACGGGGCTCGCCTTTCAAGCCACGATCTCCACCAGCATGGGCATCGCTCTTCAGATTGGCGACGATTTCGGTTCCGCGCTCGTGAATTTCCGCGGTACCTTACAGTCTCCCTAG
- a CDS encoding Gfo/Idh/MocA family oxidoreductase, which translates to MKVGIIGCGRIAQVHLSALRTLPWVEIVGVCDASEEAARNAAQRFGVEKIYSSVDELLRQAEPQAVHILTPPHTHAALARRAIEADCHVLVEKPLTMEVTEAEELCTLAAQKRVSLCVDHNRLFDPVVKKARALVRAGKIGNVIAVDAYQGFQRQALLDSTARGTPQDALEAFYNLAIHPAYLQLAFLGKVQHIEVVGRKTGRLGGDFPEECSVLMEGEHALGHLRFSVDIQPYLNALHIYGTEGSLFLNLNTMTLVSHTASRLPKLIQKGAYNLIESWQLLAAAVRNTTLMAMRRLTTYPGIAEVIRRFYTSLEQGVPPPVTGEEGREAVRLLDCIYSRAGHGTENEESLGKAASHTGQGLLRAVR; encoded by the coding sequence ATGAAAGTCGGTATTATCGGTTGTGGCCGTATCGCCCAAGTCCACTTATCTGCGTTGCGCACGCTTCCCTGGGTGGAAATCGTTGGAGTCTGCGACGCCAGCGAAGAAGCCGCACGCAACGCCGCGCAACGCTTCGGCGTAGAAAAGATCTATTCCTCGGTGGACGAACTCCTTCGTCAAGCCGAACCTCAAGCTGTTCATATTCTGACGCCTCCACACACCCACGCGGCCCTTGCCCGTCGCGCCATTGAAGCGGACTGCCACGTCCTCGTCGAAAAGCCGCTCACCATGGAGGTGACCGAAGCCGAAGAACTCTGCACTCTGGCGGCACAGAAGCGCGTGTCCCTCTGCGTGGATCACAACCGGCTCTTCGATCCAGTCGTCAAAAAAGCGCGCGCCCTCGTTCGCGCTGGCAAGATCGGCAATGTGATTGCGGTAGACGCCTATCAGGGTTTTCAACGTCAGGCGTTGTTAGACAGCACGGCACGAGGGACTCCACAAGACGCGCTCGAAGCCTTCTACAATTTGGCGATTCATCCGGCCTATTTGCAGCTCGCCTTCCTCGGAAAGGTACAGCACATCGAAGTCGTGGGCAGGAAAACCGGCCGTTTAGGTGGCGACTTCCCAGAAGAGTGCAGCGTGCTGATGGAGGGAGAGCATGCGCTAGGCCATCTGCGTTTTTCCGTAGATATCCAGCCTTATCTGAACGCGCTGCATATTTACGGCACCGAAGGCTCTCTGTTCTTAAACCTGAACACCATGACCCTGGTCAGCCACACGGCAAGCCGCCTACCGAAATTGATCCAGAAAGGAGCCTACAATCTGATCGAATCCTGGCAGCTCCTCGCGGCTGCGGTACGAAATACGACGCTAATGGCCATGCGCCGCCTTACCACGTATCCCGGCATTGCCGAAGTGATTCGCCGCTTCTACACCAGCCTTGAACAAGGCGTTCCGCCGCCGGTCACCGGAGAGGAAGGTCGAGAGGCAGTGCGACTTTTGGATTGCATCTATTCACGCGCCGGCCACGGGACGGAAAACGAAGAGTCGCTCGGCAAGGCAGCAAGCCACACAGGCCAAGGTTTGTTGCGGGCCGTGCGTTAA
- a CDS encoding radical SAM protein gives MKEALKKWLRSHGITRSHANALQYWVPYNFMDGKAWTPQSITIETTLRCNLSCQMCPLDLPRMIHDHAQPEYVQERRKAEMTTAEILGVIDDVANMGVREMTLTGGELFLRRDAMELIEHAKRRGRRLCVNTNGWFLTRAHARRLVEIGVDAMSISVDGPDEVHDFIRRGNGSFRRICEGLALLKEEKEALGKQNPKIGISVTLSSLNQGRFSEVIDALHPYNISSMDFDFMFFTDEDSVHRTEAMIPLPVHRKEENQILPDELRNVDADIMFAEMQKAREKAQQHGIFIDFGPPFKTRDQVHKRFHDVGYTFVDKCFYPWKAARINPYGDVYSCSIDVAFGNIHEASFSKLWNGEAYQTFRRTLKSHRLFPKCSKCCALNNDLWNHLPAFGKAITDETFTTPSSTQQLGQQARVEETHAPSAK, from the coding sequence ATGAAAGAAGCGCTGAAAAAATGGCTCCGCTCGCATGGCATCACCAGAAGCCATGCCAATGCGTTGCAATACTGGGTGCCCTACAATTTCATGGACGGCAAGGCGTGGACGCCGCAATCGATCACTATCGAAACGACGCTCCGGTGTAATTTGAGCTGCCAGATGTGTCCGCTAGATCTCCCACGCATGATTCATGACCACGCCCAGCCCGAATATGTCCAAGAACGACGCAAAGCCGAGATGACCACGGCGGAAATTCTCGGTGTGATCGACGATGTCGCCAATATGGGCGTACGGGAAATGACGCTGACGGGAGGAGAACTCTTTTTACGTCGCGATGCCATGGAACTCATCGAACATGCGAAACGTCGCGGACGACGGCTCTGCGTGAATACCAACGGCTGGTTCTTGACCCGCGCCCATGCTCGCCGCCTCGTGGAGATTGGGGTGGACGCCATGTCGATCTCGGTGGACGGCCCGGACGAGGTCCATGATTTCATTCGCCGTGGCAACGGCAGCTTTCGTCGCATCTGCGAAGGACTCGCGCTTCTGAAAGAAGAAAAAGAAGCCCTCGGCAAACAGAATCCGAAAATCGGCATCAGCGTCACCTTGTCGTCGCTTAACCAGGGACGTTTCAGCGAAGTGATCGACGCCCTGCACCCCTACAACATCTCCTCCATGGATTTCGACTTCATGTTTTTCACCGATGAAGACTCCGTCCACCGCACGGAAGCGATGATCCCGTTGCCGGTCCATCGCAAAGAGGAAAACCAGATTCTGCCGGACGAACTGCGCAACGTCGATGCCGACATCATGTTCGCCGAGATGCAGAAAGCACGCGAGAAGGCGCAACAGCATGGCATTTTCATCGACTTTGGCCCGCCTTTCAAAACCCGCGACCAAGTGCACAAGCGCTTCCATGATGTCGGCTACACCTTCGTCGACAAGTGTTTCTATCCGTGGAAGGCGGCGCGGATTAACCCCTACGGCGATGTGTATTCGTGCTCGATTGACGTCGCCTTCGGCAACATCCATGAAGCTTCGTTCAGCAAGCTCTGGAACGGCGAGGCCTACCAAACCTTCCGCCGCACCCTCAAGTCCCATCGGTTGTTCCCCAAGTGCAGCAAGTGTTGCGCGCTGAACAACGATCTGTGGAATCATTTGCCTGCCTTCGGGAAAGCGATTACCGACGAGACCTTCACAACCCCCTCTTCCACGCAGCAACTCGGCCAGCAGGCGCGGGTCGAAGAAACCCACGCACCGTCAGCAAAGTAA